A genomic segment from Thermotoga neapolitana DSM 4359 encodes:
- a CDS encoding coiled-coil domain-containing protein translates to MKKFLVVMMVLVAAMGLFAAGRGFGGYPMGPGFDRHPMVYGEEHCFGYGAPEYPMRAERGFNYGLGLRIRDEEQLKLAFKTRVAEAINQLNLSDDQLNELYNVVKEAKEKIDSLKEKLTQLREEYYNALVKRDTETAKDLQDQMWDLKDEISDTYRDFVRKVDDIITVDQYRRLRGLERMLFVLLTDEGFEVLQDMVQE, encoded by the coding sequence ATGAAGAAGTTTCTTGTGGTGATGATGGTTCTTGTGGCGGCCATGGGACTCTTCGCGGCGGGCAGAGGTTTTGGTGGATACCCCATGGGACCCGGATTCGACAGACACCCCATGGTGTACGGAGAAGAACACTGCTTTGGCTATGGTGCACCAGAGTACCCCATGAGAGCCGAGAGAGGCTTCAACTACGGTCTTGGATTGAGGATCAGAGACGAAGAACAGTTAAAACTCGCATTCAAAACAAGAGTGGCAGAAGCGATAAACCAGCTGAACTTAAGTGATGATCAGTTGAATGAGCTCTACAACGTCGTCAAAGAGGCAAAAGAAAAGATCGATTCCCTGAAAGAGAAACTGACACAACTGCGCGAAGAGTACTACAACGCACTGGTGAAAAGAGACACAGAAACAGCAAAAGACCTTCAGGATCAGATGTGGGACCTGAAAGATGAGATCAGCGACACCTACAGAGATTTTGTAAGAAAGGTGGATGACATCATAACAGTCGACCAGTACAGAAGACTGAGAGGACTTGAAAGAATGCTTTTTGTCCTCCTCACAGACGAAGGGTTCGAGGTACTTCAGGATATGGTTCAGGAGTGA
- the buk gene encoding butyrate kinase, translated as MYRILVINPGSSSTKIAVFEDERKVCEDRIYHDLGKLKNFKRVMDQEPLRRNAIERFLENNNYRIEDFDAIAARGGILEPVPGGTYVVDDHMLDYLLNHSPVDHVSNLAAVIGYRLGRPHGIPCFVVDPVSVDEMCDEARFSGIPEIERKSYSHALNIKAVARKVAEEMGRSFEEVNMVVAHLGSGISVSALKNGRMIDVNNANDEGPFSVERTGELPVGDVVKTAYSGTYSAEDLKREFTRSGGLISYLGTGDLKKAMNMMESSDKARLIVEAMAYQIAKEIGGMCAVLGKKPDAIVITGGMAQERRFVDMIVDCVGRFGKVKVIPGDMEMEALALGVLRVLRGEEEARYFQRVMR; from the coding sequence TTGTACAGAATTCTCGTCATAAACCCTGGATCGAGTTCCACAAAGATCGCCGTGTTCGAGGACGAAAGAAAGGTGTGTGAAGATAGGATCTACCACGATCTGGGGAAGCTGAAAAATTTCAAAAGGGTGATGGATCAAGAACCATTACGAAGAAATGCCATAGAGAGATTCCTGGAAAATAACAACTACAGAATTGAAGATTTTGACGCCATCGCTGCTCGTGGAGGGATACTCGAACCGGTGCCCGGTGGCACCTATGTGGTGGACGATCACATGCTGGATTACCTTTTGAATCACTCTCCCGTAGACCACGTTTCAAACCTGGCTGCCGTCATTGGGTACAGGTTGGGCAGACCTCATGGAATACCCTGCTTCGTTGTTGATCCTGTTTCCGTGGACGAAATGTGCGATGAGGCCAGATTCTCTGGGATCCCCGAAATCGAAAGAAAAAGTTACTCTCATGCACTGAACATCAAAGCCGTGGCACGAAAGGTAGCAGAGGAGATGGGAAGATCCTTCGAAGAGGTTAATATGGTGGTTGCCCATCTTGGAAGTGGCATCTCCGTGAGTGCTCTCAAAAACGGCCGGATGATAGATGTCAACAACGCTAACGATGAAGGACCTTTCAGTGTGGAGCGAACGGGAGAGCTTCCCGTGGGAGACGTGGTGAAAACAGCCTACTCTGGTACATATTCTGCCGAGGATCTGAAGAGGGAATTCACCAGAAGTGGTGGGTTGATCTCTTATCTTGGAACAGGCGATTTGAAAAAGGCGATGAATATGATGGAAAGTTCAGACAAAGCCAGACTGATCGTTGAAGCCATGGCCTATCAGATAGCGAAGGAAATAGGTGGAATGTGTGCCGTTCTTGGGAAAAAGCCGGACGCCATAGTGATAACAGGTGGAATGGCTCAAGAGAGAAGGTTTGTGGACATGATTGTTGATTGTGTTGGAAGATTCGGGAAAGTGAAAGTAATCCCAGGAGATATGGAGATGGAAGCCCTTGCACTTGGAGTTTTGAGAGTTCTCAGGGGAGAGGAGGAAGCCAGGTATTTTCAAAGGGTGATGCGATGA
- a CDS encoding phosphate acyltransferase gives MRSFSELIETVSSFRKKMKLAVVMAHDEETMKAVLKAKEMEIVEPVLFGNKEKMKLLADSMGVTLDVEIINTEDPIEASRMAVESVAKDDAGILMKGMVKTGELMSIFLRKEYNLRTERILSAVSVHEVPTYQKLIVISDGGMVISPNLQQRIDIVENAVFVAHALGIEKPRVALLGTGKEDSLTAEMIILSKMFQHRSDCIVDGPITLDFALSKEAGFSDVLIVPHIEAGNILSKALVYFSHGKAAIVVAGSRVPIILTSRADGEETRFLSILLGVLIAQNGVRSNV, from the coding sequence ATGAGATCCTTTTCGGAACTGATAGAAACGGTGAGTTCTTTCAGGAAAAAGATGAAACTTGCTGTGGTGATGGCTCACGATGAAGAGACCATGAAGGCCGTTTTGAAGGCCAAAGAGATGGAAATAGTGGAACCCGTTCTCTTTGGAAACAAAGAAAAGATGAAACTCCTTGCAGATTCAATGGGTGTGACTCTCGACGTGGAGATAATCAACACAGAAGATCCCATCGAGGCATCCAGGATGGCTGTAGAGAGCGTTGCAAAGGATGACGCAGGCATCTTGATGAAAGGAATGGTGAAGACAGGTGAGTTGATGTCCATCTTTCTCAGAAAAGAGTACAACCTCAGAACCGAAAGAATCCTTTCCGCTGTGAGTGTTCATGAGGTTCCCACCTATCAAAAGTTGATCGTCATTTCCGATGGAGGAATGGTCATCTCGCCGAATCTTCAGCAAAGAATAGACATCGTAGAAAACGCAGTCTTTGTTGCTCACGCCCTGGGAATAGAAAAACCAAGAGTCGCTCTTCTTGGAACAGGTAAGGAAGATTCCTTGACAGCCGAGATGATCATCCTGTCGAAGATGTTTCAGCATCGAAGCGACTGCATCGTAGATGGACCGATTACCCTGGACTTTGCACTCAGCAAAGAGGCGGGCTTTTCCGATGTTCTGATCGTTCCGCACATAGAGGCGGGAAACATCCTCAGCAAAGCGCTGGTGTACTTTTCCCACGGCAAAGCCGCTATCGTCGTTGCTGGAAGCAGAGTGCCGATCATCCTCACGTCCCGAGCAGACGGAGAGGAAACCAGATTCCTCTCGATTCTCCTTGGAGTGCTGATAGCCCAGAATGGGGTGAGGTCGAATGTTTAG
- the buk gene encoding butyrate kinase, whose product MFRILVINPGSTSTKMAIFEDENMVKMENIAHTPEEIGRYQKIVDQLEFRESLIRRFVEDSGYSLFSFSAFVGRGGLVDPVPGGVYIVDDLMVETLKSGKNGEHASNLGALIAYDLSLQTEAPAYIVDPVVIDEMEEVARISGHPDYQRRSIFHALNQKAVAREVAGSVGRRYEELNLVVAHMGGGISIAAHRKGKVIDVNNALDGDGPFTPERSGTLPLIQLIDLCFSGRFSYEEMRKRVVGNGGLIAYLGTNDAREVVRRIKEGDRWAERVYRAMAYQIVKWIGKMAAVLNGDVDYIVLTGGLAYENEFLVPWIKEKVSFIAPVLVFPGSNEEKALALSVLRVLKGKEKAKNYAEEARKWREKHDFHLELIRSRENRLRQSSK is encoded by the coding sequence ATGTTTAGAATACTCGTCATAAATCCCGGTTCCACTTCCACAAAAATGGCGATATTCGAGGACGAAAATATGGTGAAGATGGAAAACATCGCTCATACACCTGAGGAGATTGGAAGGTATCAAAAGATCGTCGATCAACTGGAGTTTCGAGAAAGCCTGATAAGGAGATTCGTCGAGGATTCTGGTTATTCTCTTTTTTCCTTCTCGGCTTTCGTTGGTCGTGGTGGGCTTGTGGATCCCGTTCCAGGGGGAGTTTACATCGTCGACGATTTGATGGTTGAAACCTTGAAATCGGGAAAAAACGGTGAACACGCTTCGAATCTAGGGGCACTCATAGCGTACGATCTTTCACTTCAAACAGAAGCCCCTGCTTACATCGTTGATCCTGTTGTGATCGACGAGATGGAAGAAGTTGCACGAATCAGCGGACATCCTGATTATCAGAGAAGGTCCATTTTTCATGCACTCAACCAGAAAGCCGTTGCAAGAGAAGTGGCAGGATCTGTAGGAAGAAGATACGAAGAGTTGAACCTCGTTGTCGCTCATATGGGAGGAGGCATCTCAATTGCCGCTCATCGGAAAGGGAAAGTCATCGACGTAAACAACGCACTGGACGGTGATGGCCCTTTCACACCTGAAAGAAGCGGTACACTTCCTCTAATACAGCTCATCGATCTGTGCTTCAGTGGGCGGTTCTCGTACGAAGAGATGAGAAAGCGTGTTGTGGGAAACGGAGGACTCATCGCCTATCTTGGAACCAACGATGCCAGAGAGGTTGTAAGGAGGATCAAAGAAGGTGACAGATGGGCAGAAAGAGTCTACAGGGCGATGGCGTATCAGATAGTCAAGTGGATCGGAAAGATGGCTGCTGTTTTGAATGGAGATGTTGACTACATCGTCCTCACAGGAGGTCTTGCATATGAAAACGAGTTTCTCGTTCCCTGGATAAAGGAGAAGGTGAGTTTCATAGCGCCCGTTCTGGTCTTTCCTGGAAGCAACGAAGAAAAAGCACTTGCTCTTTCAGTATTAAGGGTTCTGAAAGGAAAAGAAAAGGCAAAAAACTACGCAGAAGAGGCAAGAAAGTGGAGAGAAAAGCACGATTTTCATCTGGAACTGATACGATCTCGGGAAAACCGTCTCAGGCAGAGTTCAAAATGA
- a CDS encoding 4Fe-4S dicluster domain-containing protein, with the protein MRGHITIDSERCKGCGLCISVCPVKVIGFSKKYNSKGYHPAEYRGEGCIACGLCYLSCPDVCITVFRDVRKKEKVRA; encoded by the coding sequence ATGAGAGGACACATAACGATCGATTCGGAAAGGTGCAAAGGATGCGGTCTGTGCATCAGCGTTTGTCCAGTCAAGGTGATAGGCTTTTCCAAAAAGTACAACTCGAAGGGTTACCATCCAGCCGAATACAGAGGTGAGGGTTGCATAGCGTGCGGGTTGTGCTACCTCAGCTGTCCCGATGTCTGTATCACAGTCTTCCGTGATGTCAGGAAGAAGGAGAAGGTGAGGGCTTGA
- a CDS encoding 3-methyl-2-oxobutanoate dehydrogenase subunit VorB: MKKIMMKGNEAIAESAIKAGCRLYFAYPITPQSEIAEYMARRLPEVGGVFLQTESEVATVNMVYGAACTGKRVMTSTSSPGFSLMQEGISYIAGAELPCVFVDVIRGGPGLGNIQPSQGDYFQAVKGGGHGDYRLIVLAPSTVQEAVDLTQLAFDLADEYRNPVLVLADGMIGQMMEPVVLPEMRDISTLPDHSSWALTGARNREPHRIAAFNIDPVGLEQMNIRYQEKYKRVEEKEQRWEEYRTDDAEYLLVGYGTVGRILKSVVDELREEKLPVGLFRPVTLWPFPKKRLGEIAEKVKCIFVVEMSSGQMVEDVRLSVNGKVPVHFYGRMGGVVPTPEEIRLAFKEVIR; the protein is encoded by the coding sequence ATGAAGAAGATCATGATGAAAGGCAACGAAGCGATAGCAGAGTCTGCCATAAAGGCAGGCTGCAGGCTTTACTTTGCTTATCCCATCACTCCTCAAAGTGAAATAGCCGAATACATGGCAAGAAGACTCCCGGAAGTGGGTGGGGTTTTCCTTCAAACAGAGAGCGAAGTGGCAACTGTGAACATGGTGTACGGAGCTGCCTGTACGGGAAAGCGTGTTATGACCTCAACATCCTCTCCTGGTTTCAGTTTGATGCAGGAAGGCATATCGTACATAGCAGGCGCAGAACTACCGTGTGTTTTCGTCGACGTGATTCGTGGTGGTCCGGGGCTTGGTAACATTCAGCCTTCTCAGGGCGACTACTTTCAGGCGGTGAAGGGAGGAGGGCACGGAGATTACAGGCTCATCGTTCTGGCTCCTTCAACGGTTCAGGAGGCCGTTGATCTGACACAGCTCGCCTTTGACCTCGCTGATGAGTACAGAAATCCTGTTCTCGTGCTGGCGGATGGAATGATAGGTCAGATGATGGAACCGGTGGTTCTTCCTGAGATGAGAGACATTTCCACACTGCCGGATCATTCAAGCTGGGCGTTAACTGGTGCCAGAAACAGAGAACCACACAGGATCGCCGCTTTCAATATAGATCCAGTTGGACTTGAACAGATGAACATACGCTACCAGGAAAAATACAAGCGTGTCGAGGAAAAAGAGCAGCGATGGGAGGAATACAGAACGGACGATGCCGAATATCTGTTGGTAGGGTATGGAACCGTCGGGAGGATTTTGAAGAGCGTTGTGGACGAACTGAGAGAAGAAAAACTGCCGGTGGGACTTTTCAGGCCGGTAACTCTCTGGCCTTTTCCTAAAAAAAGGTTGGGTGAAATCGCAGAAAAGGTGAAGTGTATCTTCGTGGTGGAGATGAGTTCTGGACAGATGGTGGAAGATGTCAGGCTTTCGGTGAACGGAAAAGTTCCTGTCCATTTTTATGGACGGATGGGCGGAGTTGTTCCAACACCGGAAGAGATACGTCTTGCTTTCAAGGAGGTGATACGATGA
- a CDS encoding thiamine pyrophosphate-dependent enzyme, producing MKVIFERPKSLNDKEFTYCPGCHHGIIHRLIAEVIDELNIQDRTIMVAPVGCSVFAYEFFEVDGTVAPHGRALAVATGIKRALPDRMVFTYQGDGDLASIGIAETIHAANRGEKLTTIFVNNAVYGMTGGQMAPTTLLGQKTTTSPRGRNAENEGFPLHVSELLSTIPGVAYLERTTVSSPRDILNTKKAIRKAFLAQLKGLGFGLVEVLSTCPTNWKMTPVEAQEWLLSNMVKEFPPKIFVDRVGD from the coding sequence ATGAAGGTCATATTCGAAAGGCCAAAATCTCTGAACGACAAAGAGTTCACTTACTGCCCTGGCTGTCACCACGGAATAATTCATCGTCTGATAGCCGAAGTGATAGACGAACTGAACATACAGGACAGAACCATAATGGTTGCCCCTGTGGGATGCTCTGTTTTTGCCTACGAGTTCTTCGAGGTGGACGGAACCGTGGCTCCACACGGACGAGCCCTTGCGGTGGCAACGGGTATTAAGAGAGCGTTGCCAGATCGTATGGTCTTCACCTATCAGGGTGATGGTGATCTTGCATCTATAGGCATAGCAGAAACCATCCATGCGGCCAACCGGGGAGAGAAGTTGACAACGATTTTCGTGAACAACGCTGTGTACGGTATGACCGGAGGTCAGATGGCTCCAACGACCCTGTTAGGGCAAAAAACCACCACGAGCCCACGTGGAAGGAACGCGGAAAACGAAGGATTTCCGCTCCATGTTTCCGAACTCCTGAGCACGATCCCGGGTGTTGCGTACCTTGAACGCACCACCGTCAGCTCTCCTCGAGACATTCTGAACACAAAAAAAGCCATAAGAAAGGCGTTTCTTGCCCAGTTGAAGGGTCTTGGGTTTGGACTCGTGGAAGTGCTGAGCACGTGTCCAACCAACTGGAAAATGACACCTGTAGAGGCTCAGGAATGGCTTCTGAGTAACATGGTGAAGGAATTTCCGCCAAAGATCTTCGTGGACAGAGTGGGGGATTGA
- a CDS encoding 2-oxoacid:acceptor oxidoreductase family protein has product MSYHAVVIAGFGGQGVMLAGQIIAMAAVIEGKNATWLPSYGPEMRGGTANCTVIVDEKPINSPVVDHPTEVIAMNFPSMMKFGPRLKHRGILFVNSSIVEHVLERDDVETVKVPANEIAEELGNTKAANMVMLGAFLEVTKAVSFEAVREALSEKITRKDLLEIDLMALDRGREYIKKSHSRSS; this is encoded by the coding sequence ATGAGTTATCATGCTGTGGTGATAGCAGGGTTCGGTGGACAGGGCGTCATGCTTGCAGGGCAGATCATAGCAATGGCGGCCGTCATCGAAGGAAAAAACGCCACATGGCTTCCTTCCTATGGTCCGGAGATGAGAGGAGGCACGGCAAACTGCACGGTCATCGTCGATGAAAAGCCCATCAACTCGCCCGTTGTAGATCATCCCACAGAAGTGATAGCGATGAACTTTCCATCGATGATGAAGTTCGGTCCAAGACTGAAACATCGTGGAATTCTTTTTGTGAACTCATCGATAGTTGAACACGTACTGGAGAGAGACGACGTTGAAACAGTCAAAGTTCCTGCAAACGAAATCGCAGAAGAACTGGGGAACACAAAAGCAGCCAACATGGTGATGCTTGGAGCCTTTCTTGAAGTGACAAAAGCGGTGAGTTTTGAGGCTGTCAGAGAAGCCCTCAGCGAGAAAATAACCAGGAAAGATCTTCTGGAAATAGATCTGATGGCACTGGACAGGGGAAGGGAATACATAAAAAAATCACATAGCAGATCCTCTTGA
- the uvrB gene encoding excinuclease ABC subunit UvrB — translation MFKLVSEFEPTGDQPQAIEKLVEGLNRGMRFQTLLGVTGSGKTFTMANVIARVNRPALVISPNKTLAAQLYQEFKTFFPENRVEFFISYYDYYQPEAYIPTKDLYIEKNADINDVIVRMRMSTLKSVRTRRDVIVVASVSCIYATGDPNDFDRMNIKLSVGERLDVFELAEKLAKIGYQRTEDVSLSGCFRIRGDTLEIYPTYQDEGIRVEFFGDEIDAISLIDRFNRTTLERLDKVIIYPAVEFVTTEEKLRRAIESIKEELRERLAELKKQGKVLEYERLKQRTLNDIELLETMGYCPGIENYSRHFDGRKPGEPPYTLLDYFDDDFVVFIDESHITVPQLRAMYNGDRSRKKNLVEYGFRLPSAYDNRPLTFEEFLKKVGQIVFVSATPGDFELSVSEQVVEQIIRPTGLVDPEVEVRPTRGQVDDLINEIVKVKQRGERALVTVLTKKTAELLSEHLTELGIKSLYLHSELDAIERVEVLKKLRRGDVDVVVGVNLLREGLDLPEVSLVAIMDADTEGFLRSETTLIQIIGRTARNVNGKVIMYADRITNAMKRAIEETNRRRRIQLEYNKKHGITPRSIVKPLEIEVFEQFMVKEEPAEYGDTIKNIFSMKESLSLEEYVALLEEEMYRAASELRYEDAAALRDELFRVKETLKKKKGR, via the coding sequence GTGTTCAAGCTGGTGAGTGAGTTTGAGCCCACCGGTGACCAGCCTCAGGCAATAGAGAAACTGGTGGAAGGATTGAACAGAGGAATGAGGTTTCAGACGCTTCTCGGTGTCACGGGAAGCGGGAAGACCTTCACTATGGCCAACGTGATAGCGCGTGTGAACAGACCTGCCCTCGTCATCTCGCCAAACAAAACTCTCGCTGCACAGTTGTATCAGGAGTTCAAAACCTTCTTTCCCGAAAACAGAGTGGAGTTCTTCATCAGTTACTACGACTACTACCAGCCGGAGGCTTACATACCCACAAAGGATCTCTACATAGAAAAGAACGCCGATATAAACGATGTGATTGTGAGGATGCGCATGTCCACCCTGAAATCGGTCAGAACCAGAAGGGACGTGATTGTCGTTGCGAGTGTCTCGTGTATTTACGCCACAGGGGATCCAAACGATTTCGACAGGATGAACATAAAACTCTCTGTGGGAGAAAGACTGGATGTTTTTGAACTTGCAGAAAAACTTGCAAAGATAGGATACCAGAGAACCGAAGATGTCTCTCTCTCCGGATGTTTCAGAATAAGAGGTGATACGCTGGAGATCTATCCCACTTATCAAGATGAAGGTATCCGTGTTGAATTTTTTGGAGATGAGATAGACGCGATTTCCCTGATAGATCGCTTCAATCGAACAACCCTTGAAAGACTCGATAAGGTCATCATCTATCCCGCTGTGGAGTTCGTAACGACCGAAGAAAAGCTGAGAAGAGCCATAGAATCGATAAAAGAAGAACTCAGAGAAAGACTTGCCGAACTCAAGAAACAGGGAAAAGTACTCGAGTACGAAAGACTGAAACAGAGAACCCTGAACGATATAGAACTTCTTGAAACCATGGGATACTGCCCCGGCATAGAGAACTACTCCAGACATTTCGACGGAAGAAAGCCGGGAGAGCCCCCTTACACACTGCTTGATTATTTCGATGATGATTTTGTAGTCTTCATAGACGAGTCACACATCACAGTGCCCCAGCTCAGGGCGATGTACAACGGTGATCGATCCAGAAAGAAGAACCTGGTGGAGTATGGTTTTCGTCTTCCCTCTGCCTACGACAACAGACCTCTCACCTTCGAGGAGTTCCTGAAGAAGGTGGGACAGATCGTATTCGTTTCAGCCACACCTGGAGATTTTGAACTTTCCGTTTCCGAGCAGGTGGTTGAACAGATCATAAGACCGACCGGCCTTGTTGACCCGGAGGTGGAGGTGCGTCCGACCAGAGGACAGGTGGACGATCTCATAAACGAAATAGTGAAGGTGAAACAGAGGGGAGAAAGAGCCCTCGTGACGGTTCTCACCAAAAAAACGGCGGAACTTCTGAGCGAGCATCTCACAGAACTGGGTATAAAGTCTCTGTATCTTCACTCGGAACTGGATGCAATAGAAAGGGTTGAGGTGTTGAAAAAGCTGAGGCGCGGCGATGTGGACGTGGTGGTTGGTGTGAACCTGTTGAGGGAAGGCCTGGATCTTCCGGAAGTTTCCCTTGTTGCCATCATGGATGCCGACACAGAAGGATTTCTTCGCTCAGAGACAACGCTCATTCAGATAATAGGAAGAACTGCAAGAAACGTGAATGGAAAGGTGATCATGTACGCCGACAGGATAACAAACGCCATGAAAAGAGCGATCGAAGAAACAAACAGAAGAAGAAGAATACAACTTGAGTACAACAAAAAGCACGGTATCACACCGCGTTCCATAGTGAAACCCCTTGAAATAGAGGTGTTCGAACAGTTCATGGTGAAAGAAGAACCTGCCGAGTATGGTGATACAATCAAAAACATCTTTTCCATGAAAGAGAGTCTTTCTCTGGAAGAATACGTGGCTCTCCTCGAGGAAGAGATGTACCGGGCTGCGAGTGAGTTGAGGTACGAAGATGCAGCGGCACTGCGCGATGAGCTCTTCAGGGTGAAAGAAACGTTGAAAAAGAAAAAGGGGCGTTGA
- a CDS encoding transketolase, with amino-acid sequence MERFPYEKLPESELKELKELGRLCRGDILKMTYIANSGHPGGSMSSIDLYLTVFKYAKLKPVDDPARDRIVISHGHTSPGVYAAMARLGFVDLDEVLTGFRHPASVFEGHVTRGVGIVDWTTGNLGQGLSAGLGFALASRFTGRDYHVFVLMSDAEQAKGQVAEARRVAKKYGVTNLTVIIDYNDAQISGRARDVMPVNIKENYLADGWRVIEIDGHDYEQIYLALKEAVEDELNPVAILAKTVMGKGVSFMENEVKYHGKPLNREELERALLELGIENDVDVYIEKRKKLPVEKHRKVYKTYPVKIDTGDPITYTEPLDNRGAFGKALLDLVKKNAGNSDATPIVAVDCDLKGSVKLDLLDKEFPERVLEVGVQEHNAAAMAGALSAEGVITFFADFGVFGISETYNQHRLNAINGTNLKVVVTHCGLNVGEDGKTHHGLDYISGPMNWYGFKVIVPGDPNQTDRAVRYAAKEYGNFVIAMGRSKLPIILDENGKPFFGEGYAFEYGKIDVVREGNDAAIVTYGSTLHLAVEAADDLRKEGIKVSVLNVSCPVDLDIETLKMLDGKPVLVVEDHNVFTGLGSYLGTVLLENGILPKKYVRVGVPEFAVSGDYKLLYKLYGLDKEGIVSRLKEML; translated from the coding sequence ATGGAAAGATTCCCTTACGAAAAGCTTCCAGAAAGCGAACTCAAAGAACTGAAAGAACTTGGAAGACTCTGCCGCGGAGACATCCTGAAGATGACCTACATCGCAAACTCCGGACATCCCGGTGGTTCCATGTCCTCCATCGATCTGTATCTCACCGTTTTCAAATACGCAAAATTGAAACCTGTCGATGATCCCGCAAGGGATAGAATCGTGATCAGCCATGGTCACACTTCTCCGGGCGTTTACGCTGCAATGGCTCGCCTTGGTTTTGTCGATCTTGATGAAGTTCTCACGGGATTCAGACATCCCGCTTCTGTGTTCGAAGGGCACGTGACCCGTGGAGTCGGAATAGTCGACTGGACCACAGGGAACCTCGGTCAGGGTCTTTCGGCCGGTCTTGGATTTGCACTCGCATCCAGGTTCACGGGAAGAGATTACCACGTTTTTGTTCTGATGAGCGATGCTGAACAGGCAAAGGGACAGGTGGCAGAGGCAAGAAGAGTGGCGAAGAAGTACGGTGTCACAAACCTCACCGTGATCATCGACTACAACGATGCCCAGATCAGCGGACGAGCCAGAGACGTCATGCCCGTGAACATAAAGGAGAATTACCTAGCAGACGGCTGGAGAGTCATCGAAATTGACGGTCACGATTACGAACAGATCTACCTTGCCTTGAAAGAAGCAGTTGAAGACGAATTGAATCCGGTTGCCATTCTTGCAAAGACGGTCATGGGAAAGGGCGTCTCCTTCATGGAGAACGAAGTCAAATACCACGGAAAACCTCTGAACAGAGAAGAACTTGAGAGGGCCCTTTTAGAACTCGGCATCGAAAACGACGTGGATGTTTACATAGAAAAGAGAAAGAAACTTCCTGTGGAAAAGCACAGAAAAGTCTATAAAACCTACCCTGTGAAGATCGACACGGGAGATCCCATCACCTACACCGAACCTCTCGACAACAGAGGCGCCTTCGGAAAAGCACTTCTCGATCTGGTGAAAAAGAACGCGGGTAACTCTGATGCCACGCCCATCGTCGCTGTGGACTGCGACCTCAAAGGCTCGGTGAAACTGGACCTTCTGGACAAAGAATTTCCGGAAAGGGTTCTGGAAGTTGGTGTTCAGGAACACAACGCCGCCGCCATGGCAGGAGCACTTTCTGCAGAGGGTGTGATCACATTCTTTGCTGACTTCGGTGTCTTTGGAATCTCCGAGACCTACAACCAGCACAGACTGAACGCCATAAACGGAACGAATCTGAAGGTCGTCGTCACGCACTGTGGTCTCAACGTGGGAGAAGACGGAAAAACTCACCACGGACTCGATTACATTTCCGGCCCCATGAACTGGTACGGTTTCAAGGTGATCGTTCCCGGAGATCCGAACCAGACAGACAGAGCGGTAAGATACGCTGCAAAAGAGTACGGAAACTTCGTGATCGCCATGGGAAGATCAAAACTCCCCATCATTCTGGATGAAAACGGAAAACCCTTCTTCGGAGAGGGTTACGCCTTCGAGTACGGAAAGATCGACGTTGTGAGGGAAGGAAACGACGCTGCGATCGTAACGTACGGATCCACCCTCCATCTGGCGGTAGAAGCAGCCGACGATCTCAGAAAAGAAGGGATCAAAGTTTCTGTGCTGAACGTATCCTGCCCTGTGGATCTTGACATAGAGACACTGAAGATGCTCGATGGAAAGCCCGTTCTTGTGGTGGAGGATCACAACGTCTTCACCGGACTTGGAAGTTATCTTGGAACGGTGCTTCTTGAGAATGGAATCCTGCCGAAAAAATACGTCAGGGTTGGTGTTCCAGAGTTTGCCGTATCCGGAGATTACAAACTGCTCTACAAACTCTACGGTCTGGACAAGGAAGGCATCGTTTCAAGACTCAAAGAAATGCTCTGA